The following is a genomic window from Globicephala melas chromosome 6, mGloMel1.2, whole genome shotgun sequence.
aagatctgaaggatgagaaggagtcAACCTGGGGAAGAGCATTCGAGACTAAAAGATCAGCAAGTATAAAGCTTCTGAAGCAGTTAAGAGCTTGGCTGGTTGAAGAATTGAAAGGAAGCCAGTGTAGCTGAAGCTGAACGAGCAAGTATGGCAGTGATGTCTTATGAGATTAGCTTGGTGGCCGGGGAGCTAGTTATGAAGGGCCTGGCAGTGTAGCAGGAAAGCACTgaaaatttttaaggaaaggaGATCCCTGGTCTAACTCATGTTTTAGGAAGATGATTCTGATTGCTGTGCATAGAATGCATTGTAGGGGGCAGGCTGACAAGTTGGGCATTCAGTGCTGTGGCCGATGACAGAATTAATGAGATTTCTCCTTATCAGGATTTCAGGTGACATTTATTTCTAGATCCTAATACCTTCGTTGTCATTTTCCGGAGAATGACAGAAGAGGttctaagcattttctttttcttttgtgcttgCAATAATTAGCTGTTTAGGAAAGAAAGTTCATGCTTTTGGGCACTGATGACACTTTTGCCTAATTTCAGTAAAAGAGATGGAACTTGATGGGGATAATTTTTTTTGAGTCATTGTTGAATTACTGGTTTCCATTAGAATGTTTGTTTCTATTCCCAGTTCTGTTCACTGTAGGTTGGTAGCATTAGCAATATTAGATTAAGTATCATCAGTCtccaaataacttttaaaaaacattttgtttagACTCTGTATAATTTAGCTTTGAGTTTTTAATATGAGAAATGttaaacatatataaaagcaGACATGCATGTATCCCCATAATTCAGTGTCAACAGCAGTTTGCTCATGGCTAATCTTGTTTCACTGATATCCCAGAATGCTCCTCACCACCCTCATCCtgtttatttttaagcaaattcCAGGTAAATCCTCTATAAATATCTCAGTATATACTTCTAAAAGGTAAGGATTTTTCTACGTTTTAGCATTTTGGTTTATTCCCTCTTAGAGCTCATAAATAAGTAACCATATAGCTGGATGGTTTGCCTTTGAGAATGCGGATTTATGCTTGTTGTCCCAGTGTATTTATTAATAGGACCCCTTttcacttaaaacagtgcctcCATTTGAGCAATAAATTCTATGCTCACCTTATATACATAAGAGAAACCTTTTCATAGTAGACagtaaataaattctttaatagCACCTTCAGTATTGAGTATTTTTCTAATAGCATGTCACTTCTCTATTTTCTATCAGGAGAGCAAGCCCCGGAGTTCACTATTTCCAGAAATTGTATACTGAAGTGTAACGCTACATGAGTCAGAGAAAGGAAGGACCCTGAGCCATATGGTAAGAAGGGAATGAATCAGCTGAGTCGCCTGGATtatgccttctttttttcctccactccATTCTGTCTTTGTTACGATTTGATCGTAAGTGCAGAGAACATTATTTTGAAACCCAAAAGAGAGATTTTAACATTTGAATTAAAAGGATAATGCTTTAGAAACTTTGACCTACATACTTTGGGATATTTGGTCAGCTCTTAATTATCAAGTTTAGATCATCCAAATTTACGCTTTTCCATGATtgattattttttggtttttgttgtccTTATCTCGTGGTCTCCTTATTCAAACCTTTTAGTAACATTGTcatcacttttaatttttatttaaagggaGAGAagactctatcaaacatttaatagTTATATATCCTTAACAAAGGTAGAAGCTAGAGAGAGTGACTGAGCATCCAAAAAGTACTTACTTCACACTGCCTTGTGGTAGTATCCTTGCTATTCGTTTATATCTTTTTAGGCTAAAGGAAGTTCCATGAGGTCGAGGATTATTTTACATCCTAGATTTGCCCACAGTTATACTTAGCATGTCTTAGACATGGAAAGAGTATGGTAAATACTTTTTGgagggaatgaatgaaggaaattgGGGGTATTCTTTGGCACAGAACATTATGAGTTCACTTCTAGATGTATTGAATTTGAGGTGAAAGCAAGTGAAAAGCTTTTGTAACCTGTGATAGTAAAGTTTGGTAAGAGAATAGGACTGGGAATGCTGTTTCAAGATTTTTTAGCCTGAAGTACCCTCACATCCTCTGTCCTGTATTTTCATAGCAACACAATATATGTTGTTATCTCTGTACACTTATCTCCATTTTGGGAGATTAGAAACCTGGGGCGTAAGGTCTGACAGCAAATCTCTTCCAAGGATAAGAAATAATGCCCCTCATTTCTAAGTATAGTGTTCTTTCTGAAAGACCAGGTTACTATTTATATATTAAGGAGGAGCACATGATGTGTGCTAACAGAAGATAAATGAGAAGCAAActggaaaatacattttatctCTGAATTACTGGACCCACTGCTGGGTAAAGATCAAGAGAGTTCTCATCAGCTTTTTTCAACTCTGAATATAACAAATGGAGCTCCTcacagaggtgttttttttttttgtttgtttgttttccagtagTTCAAAAGTCAACTTTCATGTCAGGAATGAACATAGATAGGAGGGTGTTTCTCTTTGTCTAATGATGATGCCTGAGTCTAGAATGACAAATTGTTGTGAACATTTTCGCCCTCTGTTGAATGTAGCTGGTAATCATTTTATAGGGCTCTAATGCTGCTCTATAGCCAATTAAATAGGAAGAAGGTGTGTGTGTCTAAACACTGAAACTGTTTTTGGACACTTATCTTATCCATCTCTTACTAACCACAAGTAAAATATCCATACCAAACAAAACCTACATTGGACTTAAAATGTTATGTGAGACACACACCAATGATCCAACCATTGTTCTATCTTATAAGATTTAAGCATTTTCCAGAAAGTTACAGGGGGAGAGCAGGCTTGTTgaacataatgtcttcaagacTGACATGCTTCTCTTTCTTTTGCAGGCCTGATTGTTGGCAATGACACTGTTAAGAGGCTGGCATTTGTTTCTGTTCTAACCAGCTACTTTATAACTGTCAATAGTAACTATGCATATGTATTGGTCAGCAAAACCAAGGAACGAGAGCAATGGCATTTGACAAAGTCAATCTGATTCCTGGGTATCTTTCCTGGGTTCCACCATCAGGGACCTCTTCCCTTCCATCTCATCAACAATGTGGTACCTTTTACTATTTGATAAAGATTAAGGACATGTTCTTTGGTCAACAACCAGAACTCAAAATCTGCTGGAGTAGGGTCAGAGACCATTTCAATCATAGCTGAGGAAAATGAAATTTCCGTTTTATTTGGTGCCTTGTCCAGGGAGCACACTAACTCTTTCGGAAACACGGGAGTGAGAGGAGGTTGAGTCTTGTCTGATAGCAACTCATGGTTATGGCGAGTGACCCAACGTGACCAGCAGGGGCAGGAGCCACAGAGGAACTCATGACGGGCTACACCATGTTGCGGAATGGGGGCGTGGGCAACGGAGGTCAGACCTGCGTGCTGCGGTGGTCCAACCGCATTCGGCTCACGTGGCTCAGCTTCACGCTCTTCATCATTCTCGTGTTCTTCCCCCTCATCGCCCACTATTATCTCACCACCCTGGACGAAGCGGATGAGGCAGGCAAGCGGATCTTTGGCCCACGGGCTGGTAATGAGCTCTGTGAGGTGAAGCACGTGCTGGATCTCTGCCGCATTCGAGAGTCTGTAAGTGAAGAGCTCTTGCAGCTGGAAGCCAAGCGGCAAGAGCTGAACAGTGAAATCGCCAAGCTGAATCTGAAGATAGAGGCCTGTAAGAAGAGCATTGAGAATGCCAAGCAGGACCTGCTTCAGCTCAAGAACGTCATCAGCCAGACCGAGCACTCTTACAAAGAACTGATGGCCCAAAATCAGCCCAAACTCTCTCTGCCCATCCGACTCCTCCCAGAGAAGGACGATATcggcctccctcccccaaaggTCCTGCGGAGCTGCCGGCTGCACAACTGTTTTGATTATTCTCGCTGCCCTCTCACCTCTGGTTTCCCAGTCTATGTTTATGACAGTGACCAGTTTGCCTTTGGCAGCTACCTGGATCCCTTGGTCAAGCAGGCTTTTCAGGCCACAGCACGAGCCAACGTTTATGTTACAGAAAATGCAGATATTGCCTGCCTTTATGTGATATTAGTGGGGGAAATGCAGGAGCTGGGAGTGCTGCGGCCTGCTGACCTGGAGAAGCAGCTGTACTCCCTACCACACTGGCGGACAGACGGACACAACCACGTCATCATCAATCTGTCTCGGAAGTCGGACACCCAGAATTTACTGTACAATATCAGTACAGGCCGGGCCATGGTGGCCCAGTCCACTTTCTATGCTGCCCAGTACCGGCCTGGCTTTGACTTGGTGGTATCGCCACTAGTCCACGCCATGTCAGAGCCCAACTTCATGGAAATCCCACCACAGGTGCCAGTGAAGCGGAAATATCTCTTCACCTTCCAGGGTGAGAAGATTGAGTCGCTGAGATCCAGCCTTCAGGAGGCCCGCTCCTTTGAGGAGGAGATGGAGGGTGACCCTCCAGCCGACTACGATGATCGTATCATTGCCACCCTCAAGGCAGTACAGGACAGCAAACTAGATCAGGtcttggtagaatttacctgcaAAAACCAGCCTAAACCCAGTCTGCCTACTGAGTGGGCGCTATGTGGGGAGCGGGAAGACCGCTTAGAATTACTGAAGCTCTCCACCTTCGCCCTCATCATCACTCCCGGGGACCCTCGCTTGGTTATTTCCTCTGGGTGTGCCACACGGCTCTTTGAAGCCCTGGAGGTTGGTGCTGTCCCAGTTGTGCTTGGGGAGCACGTGCAGCTTCCTTACCAGGACGTGCTGCAGTGGAGCGAGGCCGCCCTGGTGGTGCCCAAGCCACGAGTGACCGAGGTCCACTTCCTACTACGGAGCCTCTCCGACAGCGACCTTCTGGCCATGAGGCGGCAAGGCCGCTTCCTCTGGGAGACTTACTTCTCCACCGTGGACAGTATTTTCAGTACTGTGCTGGCTGTGATTAGGACTCGCATCCAGATCCCAGCCGCTCCCATCCGGGAAGAGGCGGCGGCCGAGATCCCCCATCGCTCAGGCAAGGCAGCCGGCACTGACCCCAACATGGCCGACAATGGGGACTTGGACCTGGGGCCCGTGGAGACAGAGCCGCCCTACGCCTCCCCCAAGTACCTCCGCAACTTCACCTTGACCGTCACGGACTTCTATCGCAGCTGGAACTCTGCGCCAGGACCTTTCCATCTTTTCCCCCACACACCGTTTGACCCTGTGCTGCCCTCAGAGGCCAAATTCTTGGGCTCTGGGACTGGCTTTCGGCCTATTGGTGGCGGGGCCGGGGGCTCCGGCAAGGAGTTCCAGGCCTCGCTGGGCGGCAACGTCCCACGGGAGCAGTTCACAGTGGTGATGCTGACCTACGAGCGGGAGGAGGTGCTCATGAACTCGCTCGAGAGGCTGAATGGCCTCCCTTACCTGAACAAGGTCGTGGTGGTGTGGAATTCTCCCAAGCTGCCCTCAGAGGACCTTCTGTGGCCTGACATTGGCGTCCCCATCATGGTAATAGAAGCATGAGCCTTTTGTTTTACTGCATGAGAGAGGAATTCATTCTTAATCTCTTTTCCATAAacatgcttcttttaaaaaaaaacctatacagattctttccccatgaaATTTTCTCCTTGCctctatttcattcctttcaggCCTTGCCAGTTCCCTCTCTGCTACTTACTTCAGAAATCTCCTAAGACGCTCCAATACCGAAACTGGCCCTGTGAAGGTTTACAAAACCCTGTCACTGACCTCATGGACTTATTCTGTGTCATCACAAAGATGTTGATAATGAGAATGGTGAtgaaaagctaacatttatgaaGCACTCCTAGTCTAGGCACTATAATTTAGCATTTGTGGAACTTATATAATGAACTAGTAcggtttcttcattttaaatctgtggaaactgaggcttagagaggttaattattttgcccaaggtcatgatTAGCAATCATGGAGGAGCTGAGTCTTAGTGTGTTTGATTCCAGAAGCTGCGGTTTTAATCACCTCCCAGAGGATTTAGGAAGGAGACCTGTTTCATTTCACAGGGTTGGGTACAAGTCCTCTGGGAGACTGGTGTTGGGGGTTTGATGTTTTTGGAGTTGGAGATCCTGAACCTTTTCTGTAGTCTCTTGCAggttctttctcattctttactCCATCTGTTATGGTTAGGATGCTGTATTTTACAGGAAAAGTAATAGCCGAATATGCAGGATAGAGCTTTAGTTCTGAGTACTTTGTTTATCCACCTTCTGATGTAAACTTGTCAATCTAGAGGGAGATTACCCATTTCTCTTAAATGTGAGGCCTTAGAGCAAATCTTAAGCCACCTGGCAACTACTTACCCTGCAGCTTAGGTACTTTCCAGAAAAAGGTAGCAAAGAAGGGCAAAGGTCTGATGGGCCATCATTGCTAGAAGCTTGCTTAAGAAAATTAGTGTAGTATTTAGGAAGAATTTGCCTAGAAGAGGAATGTTCAGGCTacaccagttttttaaaaatttatttcattaaggAACTAATTGACgtgaaatattttctaagcaGCATCATGGTATAATGGAAAAGTATGCATTTTGGAGTGATACAGACCTGGGATTAAGTAGTCATTTTGTCATCTTTGGTAAGTTAATTAACTCCTTTGACTTCAGGATTAAAGAGGAATCTAACATAGTACAAGTAAGGAATCTAGAAAGGTGCCCCAAAATTATTTGATTCCTACTTACTTCTTCCTGTCAAAGGAGATGGAGGGCAGCGTGGATGTTCTGCTACCGTTAAGAACTCACTTCACTGATGAAGCCTTCTTGTATCTGCTATATAATTTCCCTTGTGTCATAACTGTTaccactttttcttctcttgtacaaatctttgttttaaattttttcttaggaATCCTGCTACTCTCTTACTACTGCTGCTaatcttttcttgtattttatttaattgaatttaTAATCTGAGGCTATTCAAAGACTGTAGGGTTCTACAAACTTTTGATCCCAGAATTTATCGTGTATATTAAGAAAGTGCTGAACggggagatttttttcttattgacgTCTTCCCAAAtacatttcacttattttcttaGTTACAACTTTTGAAtgtcattgaaattaaaaaaaaaaattgttctgtgaAAGGTAGATGCTGGTCAAATAGAATAATAAAGCAgcctttgttttccattttcctgagttttctttgaatttgatAGGGATGTAGAGAAGCCGATGCCACAACAGTTAACAGCGACTGAAATTTGTCCGAGAACTTACCAGAACTAATCCTTCCTTTTAACTCTGGTGGGAAATAAGTAGTCCTCTTTGATTACTGGGTAGCTCATTGCAGCAATACAATGCCTAGTCAGAAAATGCCAGAGACTTTCCAAATGGGGGGCTGTTGTGAATAGCTTGTTCGTATTAGTGATACACACTTTTTTCAAGttcttctgaaaaagaaaaaaacactttcaaaCTGGACAGTTTCACTccattctctaaatatttggacTGTTTTCTATTTAAGAGAGGCAGTATTTTTGGGCAGCAGTTGAATTGTCAACCTCTTGGGCGTAGAGTCAACACTCCCCAGGTATCAGGGCTATAAGGGACTGGCAGCTCTCCCCTGTGGGAGAATGGCACTGTTAGGAAGCATCTCAGAGTGGATTGTCCACCGAGGGTGAAGACGTGACCTATCCGTTATGTTACAGTTAACAGGTCTTTGTAAAGTTAGCAGCAGAGTGGTTCCCAGGCAATCTGTCTGATTCCAGTCCTTCAGGGAAAATGATTTGAAATGAGCATTTTGGCTAAAAGAATCAACCCAGGAACCTACATGCCATTTCAGAAAATCCTGGGCTGTTTGTGCTTCTCTTCTGCTCAGGGTGCCAGCAGCACAATGGGCATGATTGCTAGCTGTTTGTGTAAGGAAAGAGGGGTTGTCTTGGGGGGTACCTGCTGGGGTTAATATGGTAAAATCCCTCATTCTTTTCTGTTACTTACATCGGGTCTGGCTTAGAGTAAATGTGATCTTCACGGCCACCCTCCTGCCCCAAATGCTTTATATAAAGAGAATTTCAGTTCAGATGGGGTAGGGCCTGGGCGTGGTGACAGCACTGCCCCCAGGGAGATGGGGTATGTGCCACCAGCTGCAGGGGTCTCTCACCTGAATGGTGTGGGACGGCTGCCCAGAGGCTGGGACAGTGGGTGACTGCTCTCTCGCCGTCTCTTGCCTGTTTTCTGAACAGTTGAATCAGGTTCCTTAGCTCCTGGAGCAGAAGACATGGATGTTTAATGGAAGTCGGATGGAGGGTAGCGTTGTGCCGGGGGTTTTGAAGGCTGTCTTCTGAGAAACTCCCTACTAGGTGTGGAGGCCACCGCTTTCATGCATCTTAAAGATTTTCCATTGTTTCCAGGCCTCCATTCTTTGAAATGATATGTCAGTGATTTCTCAGATTTCTGTTGCCCTGTATgtaatgtgttatttttctctggctgctttcttcttctttaaatttggttttcagcaatttgactGTGATATGCCTCTGCATGGTTTTCTTTGACTTGTGTTTTGATTGGGGTTCACTAAGCCTCTTGAGTCTagtaatttatgtttttttaaaatcatattttggggaatttttattcagtatttgttgatatttttctgtCCCATTCTTGACCTCCCCTCCTTTTCTTGGGGACTCCGTTCTATGTATATTAGACGTTTTGATGTTGTCCCACAGTTTTCAgtggctctgttcattttttaaaaatcttttttatctttgatAATTTCTGTTGATCTGTCATCAAGTTTACTGACTTGTGTCTACACTGCTCTTAAGCTCATTGAGtcagttttaaatttcagatactgTATTTTCCAGTTCCAGAATTTCCATGTTTTTAAGAATAACAGTTTGTTTCTCTGCTGagatttcctgttttgtttttgtttttttcccattctgagtaTGCTTTCCTTCATTGAGCACCGTTATGATAGCTACTTTAACGTCTTAGTCTGCTAATTCCAACATATGGGTCATTTGAGTATTTGCTGtaattgagttttcttttttcctgaggaCTGGGTCATGTTTTTCTGGTTCTTTGTACATCACATCAAACAGTTTTGTATTAAACATTGTGAATGTTctgaagactgtgggttttgttttatttctctgagaaGTGTTGAGATTTTAGTTTTAGCAGGCAGTTAATTTGGTTGGACTCAGACTGCATGTTCTCTCTCAAGTGGCAACGCAAATGTTAGTTCAgcccttttgtctttagctggtcTGCTTGCAGACAGCGCCAAGCATGCATGGTTCAGGGGTGGCCCGGAGACTGGGCAGTTTATACACGGTACATGGAGCTCCCCCTATCTGGCTCTCTCCATGCTGGAATCTCCTTTCTTCCAGGGGCTGTGGCTGCCCCAGACTCTTTTCCTCATTCTTCAGGCCAGAAAGACTTGGGTGTTGTATGCGTGTTTAAGTCTTGCATGGTACCGACTTTGGCGTACTCTCAGGGCAAAAGCAACGGTGAGTCTCCCCGTGTCCGTAATTCCTTCCTAAATTTCAGCTCCCCTTCACAATTTGTTGCCTTCTCACTATCTAGTGCTTTTAGGTAATgcttttttggtatttttgtcCAGAGTTTACGTTACCGTCTACAGGAGGCTGGGTCTGGCTGGGGCTTTTTCAGCCATTCTGGAAGCAGGAGCCTCCAGGTGGTCTCTTTTTGGATACATGGCCCCGCCCAGAATTTTGGTTCAAGTTATTACTTTATTCTGACCAGTTAACACATCTTCTTCACTCTGCTTTATAGTCTAGAAAATTGTACTAAATAGGGTGGCCTTGTTGGAGCGTTGACTGGAAATGAGAACGTGAAAGTCTGTCCTTTTGGAGTTTCAAAACGTGGGCTGTTACGAAGGGGACGTTGTCATTCACAGTGTAGTCTTGCCCACTCAAAACATTGTCCATCTCTACGCTACGTACTCACTTGTTTCTCAGTCTTGTGACAGCCAGGCCCTTGATTCTTAATTTCTAGTTCTCTTCTCTGTAAAGGGTACAGCTCATTTACACAGGGAGCCTGGGAGGCCCTTTTTGAAGAGGTGATGTTTGAGCAGAAGCCTGAAGGATGTGAGAGAATGGACCACGTAAATTCTGCAGGAATATACAGAGAACGGCAAGTGCAAGAGGCTTGTTGGGTTCAGGACATGGCAGGGGGACCCAGTGTATTGGGGGTGGAGTGATCGACTGGAGAGTTTGAGCAGGTCAGAGGAGGCAGAGGCCAGCACATGTAGACCATGGTAAGGATTCCAGGTTTTATTCTCAGTGCATTAGCGTGCCAGcagagggttttgagcagggagAAATATGGTATGTGTGCGACCGTGGGGAAAAGAGCAGGAACAGTTCAAAGGCTGTTGCAGCAGCCCAGGTGAGGGGTGCCAGCGGCTTGGACGGGGCAGtcgtggtggaggtggtgattcAGAGATAAGCTATCACGCCGCTCTGGGAGACTCCGAGGTCTCTGGAGGTGAGGCCAGAATGTGCCATGTTTCCAAAATGAAAACTGTAGAGATACGAGGTGATTTCTTAgcccttttccctctttcccaGCCCTTGATGCTAGAATTGAACAAGGAGAGTTCTGTTTTGGGAACTTAATGTCATGCCAGCGTAGTTATTTTAGTACTATTGCCCCAGTAGTCTACTAAGGAAGACTGGAAGAGAAACTGGCTGTGTCGTCAGCTCAATCATTAAGATTCAGGCTTGGGCCTCTGCCAGCTGGGCAGTTGAAGACTTTATTTCTGGCTGGACCTCAGGCAAGAGTAGAGATAATTCTAAAGCCTTATTCTTTAGAAAGTTGatacgttttattttttttgtctgtgcccactctacttttaaaaatattacttgagggcttccctggtggcgcagtgcttgggagtccacctgccgatgcaggggacacgggttcgtgccccagtccgggaggatcccacgtgccgcggagcgggtgggcccttgagccatggccgctgagcctgcgtgtgcagagcctgtgctccacagcgggagaggccgcagcggtgagaggcccgagtaccgcaaaaaaaaaaaaaaaaaaaatactacttgaATGTGTCAGATACTAATTTTCTAAATTCTAGGCAAAGCTAACAGGAGAAACCTTGTCCAGTTTCTCTAGGTCCGAGACTGTACAAAGTCTGGTGAATTCACCAGGTATTGGTacgtctggtttttgtttttaattaatttatttatttttggctgcgttgggtcttcgttgctgtgcacgggctttctctagtggcagtgagcaggggctactcttcgttggtgctcaggcttctcattgcggtggcttctcttgttgtggagcacgggctctaggctcatggacTTCAGTGGTtctggctcgcggactctagagcacaggctcagtagttgtggcgcacgggcttagttgctctgcagcatgtgggatcttcccggaccagggctcgaacccgtgtcccctgcattggtaggcggattcttaacagctgcgccaccagggaagccctgggttttttgtttgtttctttgtttacaatattttacttaataatcaaGTGGCTACAGTTATAGCTCTCTTCTTCTGTTTGAGAATGGGCTATGGCTGTGAAGAATTACATAAAACAAAGTTACCAGAAATCAGAAATTAATAGCAGATATTATAGATGTGTGATATAAAGGAATTGCTGAAAAGTCATGTTGCATAAATGATTTACTAACTGCAGTAAATCAGTTCTTTAGATAATGTCCCCCCTCTTAGTttgtatgtactcttttttaCGAATTCAAAGTAAGGAATCTGAGACAGAGAATTTTATTGCTTTAGGTCACTTGACTAATTAATACCTAAATTAGAACTTAGGTATTAATTCCTAGTTCAGtgcatagttttcttttttcaccaAATCTAAGTTTCTTGGAAAGGcacagcatgtgtgtgtgtgtgtgtgtgtgtgtatgtgtatatatatatatgcacacacacacgcactcatacatacatagatacatagtatatatattttacaaatacaaGTAGGAAGAGGTTTTACTAATCTCATGTAATTGCTAACATCTTTGGAGCATTTTCAGTGTGCTAGGTAGGCACTGTGTCATGCTGTTTATATGCATTCTCTCATTTGGTGGTGAACCTGTAACCTATGCTGTTTCACCTACAGTTTCACAGGGATCATTGGCAACTTTTTCTCTTATAAATTGAGACCATCTTATCTCATAACCTAAAacatatactgtttttttttataatgcATTAGACTcaaatttaaagttataaatggAAAACCAGTTTGCTGTGTTGCCTTcttattccttttccttccttctttgcatTTCCCAGTTTTTTGCCCCTACCActctttattaaatgaatgagctCCTTGAAAAATCAAGAAGTTTTGGTGCTGCTTCTTTTTCAGTTGTCTTTTCTGTTGATAACTCTTCACCCAGTCACCTCAAGCTCTGTTTCCCATGGGTCCTCACAAGTAGGTACACATGACCATGTGCTTCCTCTTGGACCTCATTTTCTTGCTTCCTGAGCTCTATGATGGGTTACTTTTTCAAGTTAGAGGAAAGGGGGGGATGGAGGACAAAAGTTAGTTGTTGTTTACCTTTATTGCCTGTAGGATGGCTTGACATAAAGTTCATTCTCAGAAATGGATTCATTACAGAAGTGTATTATGCAGGTGCATGTATTGTTGGAGATTGTTGGGTTTGGCTGGGCAAAATTTGatcttaaagagaaaaaggacaacaTTATACGTGTATTTAAGTTGATGAATTTAGTAGGTGGCATTATGTGTTCGTATGGTGCTTTATAGTGTCCACgtacattttcaaattttactaCTTCCCAGGTAATGTTCTGCTTTTTAGTGTTCTCTGCTCTTGATCTGCCGTATGACTTAGGCTGCTTCACTTAATCTCTTCAtgtcctatttttctttcctatcaaCTTCAGAGACATGCCTATGGCTCGTCATGAGCTGCTTTCAAAAAGATTCCATATTTAGGTAGTTCTTCTGTTTGAATCCAGATTCATTATTCTGCTTCACTTGAGCAACTATCACTTACTAAATTGTTGAAATGTTCCATTGTTCCTTGTAAATAGCAATAACTACTTACATTTTCATCCCTTAGATATTGAGATATTTGCTGTTAATTGGGACTCAGACTTATCATGGTAGCTAATTAAATACTTAAGATGTGAATTGATACTTGGCTAATTAATGTGGATTTGCTGATTCTGCCTGGATTTAGAAACCAAATGCCTGGTTAACACACTAGGAGAAAGGACCCTATTCGAGCAGCAGTTCTTTTATTATTCATAAACTCCAGAATTCCTCAACAACCAGGCTGAGTGTTAATTGAAGATACTGATTGATTTTTGATCGTGCATACACTTTATACATTTGCACATG
Proteins encoded in this region:
- the EXTL3 gene encoding exostosin-like 3 produces the protein MTGYTMLRNGGVGNGGQTCVLRWSNRIRLTWLSFTLFIILVFFPLIAHYYLTTLDEADEAGKRIFGPRAGNELCEVKHVLDLCRIRESVSEELLQLEAKRQELNSEIAKLNLKIEACKKSIENAKQDLLQLKNVISQTEHSYKELMAQNQPKLSLPIRLLPEKDDIGLPPPKVLRSCRLHNCFDYSRCPLTSGFPVYVYDSDQFAFGSYLDPLVKQAFQATARANVYVTENADIACLYVILVGEMQELGVLRPADLEKQLYSLPHWRTDGHNHVIINLSRKSDTQNLLYNISTGRAMVAQSTFYAAQYRPGFDLVVSPLVHAMSEPNFMEIPPQVPVKRKYLFTFQGEKIESLRSSLQEARSFEEEMEGDPPADYDDRIIATLKAVQDSKLDQVLVEFTCKNQPKPSLPTEWALCGEREDRLELLKLSTFALIITPGDPRLVISSGCATRLFEALEVGAVPVVLGEHVQLPYQDVLQWSEAALVVPKPRVTEVHFLLRSLSDSDLLAMRRQGRFLWETYFSTVDSIFSTVLAVIRTRIQIPAAPIREEAAAEIPHRSGKAAGTDPNMADNGDLDLGPVETEPPYASPKYLRNFTLTVTDFYRSWNSAPGPFHLFPHTPFDPVLPSEAKFLGSGTGFRPIGGGAGGSGKEFQASLGGNVPREQFTVVMLTYEREEVLMNSLERLNGLPYLNKVVVVWNSPKLPSEDLLWPDIGVPIMVVRTEKNSLNNRFLPWNEIETEAILSIDDDAHLRHDEIMFGFRVWREARDRIVGFPGRYHAWDIPHQSWLYNSNYSCELSMVLTGAAFFHKYYAYLYSYVMPQAIRDMVDEYINCEDIAMNFLVSHITRKPPIKVTSRWTFRCPGCPQALSHDDSHFHERHKCINFFVKVYGYMPLLYTQFRVDSVLFKTRLPHDKTKCFKFI